Genomic segment of Pongo pygmaeus isolate AG05252 chromosome 1, NHGRI_mPonPyg2-v2.0_pri, whole genome shotgun sequence:
CTTTGCAAAAGTCTGCTGttgaagggaggagaaggaggcagcAGGAACTAGAGGATAACAGGATTCAGGGAAGGATTTTCAACTGGGGAAGACTTTGGGAAGAAGAGTGAGGAAACAGGCAATGGAGAAGAGGTTGAGGATTCAGCAGGAAGAGGGGCCCATttctggtgtgagccactggagaAGTCAGCCTGGAAAGGCCCTGCTTTTTTGTAGGAATCAGTGAAACCAAGGGTATAAAGTCATCTTGCAAACCCTAAAGCACCATCCATCAAAAGAGTATTATCCATGATGTCCACTCAGTGTTTCAGGGACTGTCTTCCAGCATGGgctctgttatgggctgaattgtgtcctcccaaaatttcTGTGTCGAAGTCCTAACcgccagtacctcagaatgtgactatatttagagatggggtctttacaGAAAATTAAGGTTAATTGAGGTCACTAGGATGGGCCATAATCCATTATGACTTAAAAGAAGAGGAGATTCAGTCACAGGCAGGCATAGGGGAAGACCGTGTAAAGACAAAGAGGAGAAGACAGTCTTTTACAAGCCACAGAGAAAAACCTTGGAAGAAACCAACgctgcagacaccttgatctcagacttctggaaCTGTGAAACCATACATTCTGTTGCTTAAGTCACCCAATCGGTGGTCTTTTATTTCAGCAGCCCTAGCTCTAGGCTGTAAGTGTTCAAGGGCTGTTGCTTGTGACAGAGGAGGATTTCAATTTGAGTTCTTCACCTAGTAagctctctgtttcttttctcttgtatttGTTTCTTGGCCACTCAGAAATTCTCTATTCATTCTTCAGGGTCTAATTCAAAGTGTCCTCATCAGTGTGCCCTCCCTGGGCCCCCAGGAGGTGACTGCCTCTCCCTCTGTGCTTGGCCCCTCTGGTTGAGCTTGGTCCTTCTGCACTTTCTGTTTGTATAGTGACAGCTTGTGTCAGCATCTGTTTCCCCCTGAGGATAGTCTCTGGCAGGGACCATTCATCTTTCtaagcccagcacagtgcctagcacatagtaagtactcactGAGTTATTTTCGAGTTGAATGAATTACTTTTCACTGGGGAATTCATAGCCCAAGGCACTTTCCCTCCCAAGGACATCTATGTGGCCACAGGGGACACCATAACCCAACAGAGTAAAAGTCAGCAGTGGAATTCTAGGCtatgggggaagggagagcatttcTGGAGGGCCTCAGTATGAGCACAACACTTGCCTGTTCCTCAGGGATGGGAGTTGTACAGAGGCTAACAATGACAATGACGATGGCAGTGAGCCCGCAGAGGAGGATTGCAAAGTACAGGTAGTGGAAGTCCTTCAGCACTGCTGGCCTCTGGTCCACCTCCCCACAGGCTGGCGCTGGGTATGAGAACTCCAGGATCATGCGCAGAAGCCCCACTCCCAGGCCAAACATGAGACCCCAGAAAGCTCCCTGTGAGAGAGGGCAGACAAGAGCTGAGGTGAGATCCAGGTGGGAGACCCTAGGAAGGTAAAACTACTCTCTCCCCAAATCTCTCTCCCACTGGTTTATTACCATGTTGGGCAAATCCATCTACTAATGGGAAAATGAGTTTTCCGTTAATACTGAGACTTTGTCTTGACTTAAAGGCACAGTGGAATAGGGGCTCTAGAGTCAGATAGACTaagatttgaatcctggctccattGTGAACTGACTGAACCAATGACTCGGCCTTGCTGACTCAAGAGTTTTCTTATTGGGggcagtaatttaaaaattcataaaattaaatcAGTACTAAGTTAATTAACAGATGGTTAATATTCAACTACAATGGAATAAGCTTTTGTAATAATCAGGGAATACCAAGATCCCCTTCCCAACCTTCTGTTATGATAAATCAGAAATCAGAATAGAGACTTcccttttgttgctgttgtttttaagaAAAGCCCTGGTACTTCTCATGTCTTTCTTCTTTATAGCTTCATTTGGCCCTAACCTGTACCTGTTCCCAGCATGTAAGAGTATGGGAGATACTGATCCTGATTTCAAAAACTTTGGAATGAGCAGAAACACCCAGAGTTCAGCCAGGTCCTGCTGTGTGGCATGGTTGTCAGTGAGATGAGACCTGTGCAGACAGTAGACACTTGCTTAGGTGCACCATCAAGGGAGGGGGTTCCATGACCTCATTTTCAATGACCTTGAGCTCtcacattatttttgtagagtgGTGTTCGTGATATCCCTCAGCTTCTCAAGGTACAGCCAGCCTGTCTCTTCTAGGCTATCCTGGGGAGTAACCAAGGCTCCAGCCCTGGGGTACCCGAAGCTTCCTCTCAGATTCTGTCAGGTTTCAGTGGCACTGCATGAATAATGCATGTGCAGGAACCCTTGTAAGGTCACACTttgtcatcatcattgtcattgcTGTTATTTTGCTTACACATAGAACCTTATAGTGTTAGACATGGAACAGGCCCTAGAGATATTACAGTCTCTCTTGCACGTTCACACACACTGTTCCTTGTGTCTGGAACATTCTTCCCCCTCCCATTAATCCTTCAGGCCTCAGCTCAGATGTCACTTCATCCAGGAAGTCTTACCTGACTCCTCCCAGGAGCCCCATAGGTTAGGTGCTTGTGCTCTTTACTCTCCCACCAGCCAGCATACTTTATAACTATTGTTTATTCAATTATTTCTCTGCCAGCCAAGTGATGGCACATCTATGTGAATCTCGTAAACCACTGCATCCCTGGAGCTGCCATTATAAGactgataaatgtttgttgagtgaatgaatgaatctaggCTGGATGCTGTGGTCAGGAAAATGGAAGCCTAGAGGGGAAGTggattttcccaaggtcacagagacCAGGTGATTGAGAGACCAGGTCTCCAGCCCCTCTGCTGTATGTGAGAGACAGGTACACTGCACTCACGGGCTCTGTGACCCTCTTGCAGAAGATGGCCAGCAGGAAGAGAGCGGTGATGGGTGGGGCCAGGTAACTGGTGACAGCCTGGATGTAGTCGAAGAGCTGCCCACTGTTGGAGCTTTGGATGATGGGGATCCAGAGGATGCTGATGACAACCAGGAATACCACAAACACTCTGCCAGAGAGAGCACAGGGCACTGAGGCACACTCAGGTGGGCATGGTGTGGTGTGGGGTGAAGGTGATGTGCAGGAACCAGGAGAAGGTAGGGGAATGCACAATCACTAGATCAGAGAAGGTTGGCAGCCAGAATCTCAAATACTAAGATTCAGAAACTTAGTCTTAAAATCCCAGAATATAGGAATTTTGGAACTGAAGAAACTTATAATTCTAATGCCTCCGTGGCACTTATAGATTAGACGCCTTCAAGGTCATGTCACCCACCTGTTGCTGTTCAAGGAGGAATTCATACATTctaccccacccccccaccccagtcAAAGGCCTCTGGTCTCTTCTTAGAATGTCTTCTCCTCTTTTCCATCCCAGCCCTGTGTAGGGCAGCTCTTTCCCAGATGACTGCAGCTTCCAGGGACTTCTCCCTCCTCCAGGCGCTGATCTTCTCTCTCTTACTGTGGCATTGATCTTGGGAAAGAATCCCACTTATTCACCTGACTCCCTCTCAACAAACTGTGGCTCAGACCTAAGTCCCCAAAGCATTCTGCATGTATGATTTTGCAGATGTGTGAAGTTGATGAAAAACTTTTCTTGGATGTGTTGGGTGCAATAACACATATGACCAGTAGATAGAGCCCGAACCTCACTGATTGAGGAAAAGGTAGCAAAACCAGTTCATGTGCACAGATAAGGAATGTTTCTTTTGACATGTCACTGCATACCtgtcttctcctctccttttcctccccttTGCCTCTCTCAGACTCCACTACAGcatcagccacccaagtagcttcCCTGCCGCTCATCCCCCTCCTCTTTGCACAATCTGTCCTGCACTCAGATCCTGCAATGGCCAGTCCCCTTGCCTAGGGCTGGGGGTGCACAGATGAGCAGGCAGTAGGAATCCATTAGGCAGCCCTGGTCAGAAGGCATCCTAGTGGAAAGAACACTGAGTGCAAAGGCAGGGAGACGTGAAAGAGCAAGATTCCTAAATTCAAGTACCTATCCACAAAGTGGGAGAACTTTAGTCCAGAAATCCAAGTTAAGGAACCTTTGATTATGAAGCAAAGATCTAAAAAAGGGCCCCTTAACCTTATGTAAACTACAAATCTCTAGCCTATGGAAAACCAAAAATTTTAGCCACCAAGTTAtgcttttaaaagcataaaactcTTACCCACAAGATAAAGTTCAAATTCCTTAGCTTGGTGTCCAAGGCTCTGCATCATTTGGAGACAGCCCTCCTATGAAAATCTCCATTGATGCAAATACCTTGCTGTGTTACCTGTGTTTCTACCTTTCTTAATAAACTGTGAGCACCCTGAGGGCAGGGCCATATGACCCATCTGTGGGTCCCCTGCATGTGGGATGTGATGCATAGTAGATGTTCAGAGTGAATCTGATGGATTAaattaatagcattttttttaacCGGGTGTAACATCCAGAGTTGTTTGGGAATACCTTGGGTGAGCTGCTTGCTAACTTTCCTTGCACTTACACAGTTTACCTTTCATTTCTTAAGTACTTTTTCATCTCTCAATAACCCTGTTGATCAATTCCAAGATAAAGTTACCAGGGAAGAGGTGTTTTTTCCTATTATTCTGAAAGGAGGAGTGTCCAGGGTTGGGGAAGGACTTACTCGAAATCATGTGGAGAGCTGGAGCTTGAACCCAGTGCTCTGGCTGCCAATCCAGGGTCCAACCCAGCCACATCTGTTCAGGGTAACCCAgggcaggggagaggggagagggcactttggaaggagggaaggaggggctaGCGCACCTGCCCACCACCATCAGCTCCTGCTCTGTTGCCTTCCTGCGGAAGCGCTGCCACACGTCAATGGCGAACAGGGTGCTGCTGCTGTTGAAGATGGAGGTGAGTGAGCTCATGAGGGCAGCCATGATCACGGCAATCATCAGGCCCCGCAGACCTGGGGAGAGACAAGGCTCATGTGAACTGCTGGCCCATTAAGGCCGGCTCTTCCAGGACCACAGAGGCTGCTGGAGCATTCTGCAGAGtcaggagctgggggtggggatgaGAGAGGGAAGGGGTTGGATGAGGCTCCCATCCAGCACAGATAAGAAATACTAGACCACAGAACTAGAGGCTGGGTTCTGCCCAGGCTCTGTCCCTGCCTTGCTATGTGGCCTTCGGTGACTCATTtgcccctccaccccccaccctgagcctcagtttcctcatctatcctATTAAGTTATATAAGACTAGGTAATCTCTAAGGTTCTCTGAAGCTTTGACATCTCAGTCTAGGTTTCACAGCTTATAGACACATGGTTAGTGGGTTGCTGCTGGGGAGAAGAGAAAGGTGATTATTAATAATTGGGTGGATCTGTTTAGTGTTTCTATACCTTCTTCATTGACATGGTGGTGTTGGGCTAAAGCCCTGGCCTGGGAGGTAGCAGCTTTGGGCTTATTTCCTGGCTCTGCAAGTAACCAGCTGTATGTATGATCCTTGGACTAGCTCCTTGCCATTTCTGGGCCTATTTTTCCACTTGAACAAGGGAGGATGGGACCCGCTGGTATCTGAAGTTTCTCTGACAGTGACCAAGCTTCTAGAGATATGGCTGCTCACCCCTGGGGAGATGATCCCAGCCCTGGTGCcacctctctcctctttccttcgAAATCCATATATTTAACCACCTTCTGATGTCCCCCTCTCTCCCTTGAAGCGTCACAGGTGCCTCAGACTCAAGTGCTCCAAACTCAGGTGCCCATCTCCCTCTGGGGGCCTTCTGTTCCCCTCTTTAGTTATTGTCTTTCCAGTCTCACAGCAGACCTTAGGGCTACCTGAGACCCTTGCTCTGCTCCCCTCCCTGCTTACCTCCAACCTGCCCGTCAGGGCAGTTCTGTCCTAGCTGGGCCTCCCTCCATGGCCACTACTGCCCAGATTCACTCCTCCTTCTACCACAGGGAGGGAATAACTCTACTCTGCTGCCCTTCATAATCCCACCTCTTTGTATGTCCCTAATCTCAATATCATTATAAGCCCACCACCTAAAGGCCAAGATCTGGGAGGCTTCTTGGATTTCTCTGTCTGTATTATCCCTCAAATCAAGTCCTGTCAATTCAACCTCACAAACATCTTTAAATCCCTTCTCTCCATCTCTGATGCCACTGACTTGGTCCACCTACCTGGACCACTGCAAACTCCCCATGGACAATCTCCCTGCCTACCCACAAGCCTGCCTCGTACAGAGTTGTCCACGCAGACTGGTCTTGCTAAAACACAAACCCAGTCATGCTCTCTCTGACCAAAACCCCGCAGTGTCCCAGCGCTCTGCTCTAGAACAAGGCTTGGCTGTGACATCCCCACCAGGAAGGTTGTCTTCCTTCCTCCTGGCTCTTGCATCCACACTGGGCTGCTTTCAGTTCAGACTTCATGCCCTCTGTTCACCCTGGGCCTTTGCACGCACAGCTTCTCATCCCTAGAATGACATTTCCTATGCTCCTCCGGCTGTGTCTGCCTAAGATTTAACTTGGGATGTAGCTCCATTTCCTTCCCTCTGGGAGACCTTCCAGACATCCTCCAGCTGGGTCAGGTGCCTTCTTAGGGCTCCCTTAGCCCATACTGGGTCACCACACTGGTCCCACTGGATTGTGCCTCTGGCAAGTCCAGGCAGCCTGGAGACCGCATGATGCCTGAGCAGGGGCCTGCCTTTTATCTCTGCATCTCCAGAACCTGCCCACAAAGCTGGTGTCTTACATACAAATGCTTgtaaaaagtatgtgtgtgtgttaggatGGGGGTGCAGAGGTGAATAGttttcttccctcttcccatCCATGTTAGTGCCTTCCCTCCTGGGCAGTGGAGATTGGAGGAGGCTGGAGGTGAGagtgcagggtggggtggggagaagagacTCACCAACAGGCATGAGAGCCATGACCAGCTTGGGGTAGGCAATGTTGGAACATCCCACTCGGGCCCCACAGATTCTTTGGCAGACATCAGGGTCCACGCAGCCCACCTCGTCTGTGGAAGAAGTGATGGCAGTTAGAGTCTGTGATCTCGTGGCTTCTCAGGTTGGCCTAGTATTTGCTTTCCAAAACTACAGGATAATGTTCACTGGAGACTCTGACAGGGACCTATGTCTACAAGGTTGAGGGGCAAATGGTGTCTGGGTCTTTGGTAAATTTCTTGTCCATATACTTACTACCTGATTCACATTTTTTCTACTGAAATACTTATTATGtttggcccacaaagcctaaactGCTTACtatgtgttcttttctttttcttttttttttttttttttttttgagatggagtcttgctctgtcgctcaggctagagtgcaatggaacagtcttggctcactacaacctccacctcccgggttcaagtgattctcctgcctcagcctcctgaatagctgagattacaggcatgtgccaccacactcagctaatctttgtatttttcgtagagatggggttttaccatgttggttaggctggtcttgaattcctgacctcatgattcacccatctcagcctcccaaagttctgggattacaggagtgagccaccgtgcccagccttcttttcttttctttcctttcctttccctccctccctctcttccttccttccttccccttccttccttcctttctttcctcctcctccttcttttcttcttctctttctttcctttctttcttcctttcttctcctttctttccttctttttctttcttctttccttcttcttttcttcctttccccttccttccttcctttcctccctccctccctctcttctcttctcttttcttttctttacttttctttcttttcaagagggtttctcttgctgtgtctcccaaactggaatgcagtggggcaatcacagctcactgcagcctcaacctcctggactcaggatcctcagccttccaagtagctgggtctatgggtgcatgccaccatgcccggctatgtATTCTTAATAGACAAAACTTGCCAACCCCTGCTCTGGCCTAACATTGCCCAGGGCCACATTCCCATTCTCCAGACACTCCTTGAAAGCCTCAGATCCCAATACCCAGAGAGCAAGGCTCACTCTTACCTGGGAACAGGGCCCGGCTGATCATGCCAGGCATAACGATGAAGAACATGGGGAGGATCTTCAGGTAGCCCCCCAGCACGGAGCCTCCCTTGGCATGAGACAGACTCTTGGCCGAGAGAGACCGCTGCACAATGACCTGAAAGGGCAGCAAATGAGGAGTGCAGTGCAGGTAGAGGAGAGGCTCACTAAGCCACAGGTGAGCCCTGACACTGGGCATGAGTGTGCCCCTACTCCAGTCCAGTCACAATCCCAGAATGAGGTCCAACCCTCTATGCATCCAGGCACTGGGTTTTTCTGCAGGAAGCCACGCCACTTCCTGGCAGGCTAGGCTAAGCCTGGCTGGGGGATTACCTGGTCTGTGCACCAACACCAGGTGGCCAGCACTGTGAGCCCGAAAATGAGACCTGGCCAAGGGATGTCCCCGCTCACAGGGTCCCGAAGCATGTGGAAAGCATCGGGCCGTGGGAGGTGACAGGTTGTGTTGGGGACTGTGACATTAGGGATGGCCTGCCTGTACCGCTGCTCCAGGCCTGGGTACCAGCCCACGTCCTGAAAGCCTGTGAGGAGACAGTGAGTGAAGCAGCCCTGAGACCCCACTGAGCCTGTCACTCAGcaagcccagccccagcctcatgTGGGCCCTCAGGTTGGAAATGGCATGGGGATTGGGGGTGAAGGAGGAAGATGGGGCTTGGGCTCAAGACCCTTGGTTTGAAGTAGCGAGAACCCTGCTCTTTGGGAGCCGCAGCCTGGAGAGAGGACATGGCTCACATGGCTCTATGCACTGGAAAGTTTCAATCGAACTGTGGAGGTAACAGAGACAGGACAGAGAGCAATTTAAGAATGAGGGTGGGGTATATTTAGGTCTCTTCCTTACCCAGAAACATCAGGACCAGGGCTCCCCCTACCATGATCACCGTCTGCAGAGCGTCTGTGTAGATCACGGCCGTGAGGCCCCCTGGGGACCCAAGGAGAGGGCTCATCAGTCAGCACCAGTTTGGGGTCCTCTCTGGCTGCCTGCCCTGTGCATGGCCACACTGGGGAGACCAGAGAAGACACAGAGCCCTCTTAGCAGGGGAACTCTGGCCACCTTCCTTTCTCCACACCTAgtgctcccctctctccctccccggcAGGATGCCAGCTGGTCACAGTCAAAGGTGCTGGGGTCCCTTCTGTCTGTCTTGACAGCAGCTGACTGTGGCCATCATACCACAGCTTTGTGTTATTGTTTAATATCCCAAATCCATTCCTTGACTTGTAGTTCTGCCAGGAATACTCCCTGCTTTCTCTTCCCAATGCCCATCTAAATGCCCCCGTCTCTGGACCCCAACTTAACCGTAAGTAAGGCTGTCCTGTGCTGGCCTCGCAGGGTGCCCAGCCCTGTGCAAGGAGATTTGGAGGAGGTGGGTTGTGGTCTCTGCCTGGGGCAGCCTGCGGTGACTCTGGCTTGGGTCATAGTTCCCCTCTCTACCCTGCTCCCTGGGCAGTTAGTCTTTTGCGGTATTTCTTACTGTCTGTCCTTCCCTGTCTCTGCTTGACCTGTTCCTCCTCCCATTTCAGCCCTTTTTATCCCCCTGGTCTCTGTCCCTGTGTCTTTCGTTCTGTTCCCCTGTGTTCTTCTCTTCTAcgtctctgtctcagcctctgtttGTCTCTGCCTCGCCTGTTTCTCCTTCTCGCTATCAGCATCAGCTTTctgtcactctgtctctctctctggttgTTTCTCCTTCAGTCTTTGTCTCTGGGTCGGTCTCTGCCAGTCAGAAGCTTCCCTCTtgccctcttccctctgcctACCTGCAATGGTGTAGACAGCAGTCACCACCAGCAGGATCCCTGTGGAGAGGTACAGGTTCCAGCCCAATGCCATCTGGATGAAGAGGGCTCCAGAGAAGATGTCAGTCTGCAAAGAGCCAGGACCCAAGAGGCCAGGCCACCCGAGGCCCTCAGTAGGGTTGTATGGACACATCACCTGCCTGCCCAGCAACACCAGGCACCCTCAGCCCTCATCATGTGATGAAAATGAGCTTTAAGTGCTATGCTAAGGAGTGTGGGTTTTATCTTGCAGACACCGAGGCGCCATGGAGACTTTAAAGCAGAGAAGTACTGTATAAAGCCTCCAAACTGAGATAAATTAACTGTGTAGCTGGTCTGCTAGACATGAAGGGAGTGgtgaggaatgaagtggaaggctGAGGAAGTGAAGGAAGGTGCTGGGCTGGAGAAGAAGAGCTCATTtaggagaagagaggaagaaccAGAGAGTTGCTGGCTGCTCCCTGGCAGAGCAGAGCCTGCTTGGCTGCCAGGTGGCCCACGGCTGACCCAGTGCAGCAGAAGCCCTGGTGCAGATAGGCATGGGTCTGGGTCATCTACATACTTGGGTTTATTAGCAGACATGGGCTTATAGCCTGAGCTTAAGCTGACTTAGGGTGTTCTCAAACATTGGTGGGACAAGGGCCTTAAAGTGTTTTTCAGCCCTAGACCTGGCAATGGAGTGATTCAGTTCCCTTTAGTGTATGCTTGTAGATACCATTCCATGATTGTTTTGTGAACCTGTTATGGGGTCTAAAACATAACAGAGTGGCAGGAGCCTGGACTGGGTCATGGAACCCACACTTCAGCTTCAGTTCTAGAGCTAGCCCTCTGTGTGggcttgggcaagtcatttgacCTGTCTAGGTTTGTTTCCTGATTTTAGGTCAGTAGAGGAGGATTAAAGACCTTTCTAACTCCAAAAATCTAGGCAACTAATGCACAGTTGATGAACGAAGAAtccattaattaaaaaataaatgaatgaactctGGATTGTGATTTATTTGAGTGCAGGGGCTGTCATTCACTCCAAAAACATTTATCATTCATCTCTGAGTACCCCAGTGCCGAGGCAGAACATGCGTTAAATGTTTATAGgtcctgtcttccttttttcaACTGTGATTGTCAGCTTTCCCTCAGCAACACGCACATGGTGATGCACTCAGCAGTTCCCTAATTAGCATTTCCAGACACAATGACCACATTGCAGTGACACCTACCGAGATCTTGGTGAAGATGTAGAGGATGAGAGACAGGACAGACATGTACACCTGGATCCTCTGGCCCCCAAATCGCTTCTTCAGGTACTGTGGCATTGTGACCACACCCGCTGCGATGTACACAGGGACGAAGACCCAGCCAAGGGCCAGGAGCAGCCAGGTTGCCTGGGAGAGTGGGGAGAAGAAGAAGGTATCCAGGTCCTGGATGTAGACAGATGGGCAGCTTCCCACCCAGAGGCAGTGCTGTGCTGTGGGAGGCCCCCGAACAGAGAAATAAGGGACCTGGGACCTGACCCCAGTCCTCCCGTGTGACCTTGGATGGATCCCTCTGTCTCCTCCAgaccttgatttcctcatctgtgaaatggattCTTGACTGTGAAATGGATTCTCGATTCACCATGTAGCCTCCCAGGCATCTCTAAGGATCCTCCCAGCACTAATCCCAGAGACGGAGGTGGGTTAGACCATCAGTATTCTGGAGAAACCAGGCCAGCTTCCTTACGTTCCACTCAAAGCCACCCACGGCAAGGCCTCCGGCAGCCCCTGTCCCAGCCAGGCCGATGAACAAGCCACTGCCCACATTGCTGGACATCAGAGATGCTCCAATCTGCAAGGCACAGTTGGGTCAAGGGTCAGGAGTCGGGAGTGATCTGAATGAATCTGGAGTGAGGACCATGAGTAGTGAGGAGGCATGGAGCTGACATTTATTGGGTAcccactgtatgccaggcactacattcataaatacatttaattccACAGATATCCGCAGGGAGGGGTATTAGTCATCCCAGGTTACAGAGGAAGGAACTAATGTAAGGAAAGATGAATTTGCTGGCTCCAGGTCACCCAGTGAGTAAATGGTGAAGTGGGAAAAAAGGGAAAGTGGGAAGGAAACCTGGAAAGTGGGGAGTGTGGACCTCCGCCCTGAGGCTATGGGTCTGAGGGCCTCCAAAGGAAGGAAGCTGAAGGGGATAGGGAAGCCCcacaggagggaaggaaaggccctcccaccaccccagggtgagccaggcagagggaggagctGAGGGACTGAGCACAGGCCAGGTTGACCTCTGAGCTGAGTTAGTTCTCCAGCGGGGCAGCCAAGCACTTGGAGGCAGTAGAGAGCTGTGATGATGGTGAGCATGATCAGGGCAGTCAGGGCCTGTGCAGCATCTCCAGGAACCAGCTGGCCTTCTGAGTATGGGGACTCATTTAATCCTCGCCACAACCCTCAGTGCTACTTTTATCCCCATCTTACCCATGAgtgaactgaggcacagatagcTAACTTGCCCAAGTCTCAGAACTAGTAAGTGACCAAATGAGGATTCAATCCCGGGCTGTCTGGCTCCAGTAACACTACACAAATAGTGCTTGCCACTTAATGAGCACTTGGTCAATATTATCTCTTATTATTAGATGGGATCTCTGactgggaggggagaagggggagaggaaggggctctggagcctgggaggaggcTTAAGGAGACCTCGGGGAGAGGGCTGGGGGCAGCTGGGGGCAGAGCCGTGTTCCTTTTTGTATCCTATGTCACCACAATAAAACCACTTCCTCTATCAACACCTCAGCTTCTTCACCTATACAATGTGGGACTCACTTCCGCCCAACTTCCTGTTCTTCCAGAGGTGCtgtgagagagaaagtgagaggagaggaaaagcaTTGAGAAATTCAGACAAAGGCAGTAAGCAGTGTAAAGGCACAGAATGAGCAACGGGCCTGACATTGCTGAGGCCCTGGTGCTAGCGCCTctgacacatgcacatgcacactcacatgcgcactcacacacacacaggcacagtacacacacactctcatacacacacactgacacacacatgcactcacacacaggcacagtacacacacactctcacatgcacacacactgacACGCAAATGCACTCACACAGGCACagtacacacacactctcacacatgcacacacacatgcactcacacacacaggcacagtaCACACAGtctgacacacacatgcactcacgcacacacaggcacagtACACCCACActctcacacgcacacacactcacacgcacacactgacacacacatgcactcacgcACTTGCACAGTcgcacacatacactcacacatatgcacatgtccTCATACATATGCCCTCACACGCACAGgtatgcacacacgtgcacatacattcacaaagcacacacacacaagcacactcatgcacacacacagtgcccacattcacacatgcatacacactcacacatggaaacaaattcacacaggcactcacacacacactcactcttcCTCTCTCAGGTGGTCCCAGGGTGCTGGTAGGGATGGGCTGGACCACCCAGTCACAGCAGAGAACACCAAGGCCTCCTACTTCAGGGGAAGAAGCCTCCCCCAGGCAGTTCTTGGAGCAGTGAGGCACCTCCACCCCAACC
This window contains:
- the SLC5A9 gene encoding sodium/glucose cotransporter 4, encoding MSKELAAMGPGVSGDGVRTETAPHVALDSRVGLHAYDISVVVIYFVFVIAVGIWSSIRASRGTIGGYFLAGRSMSWWPIGASLMSSNVGSGLFIGLAGTGAAGGLAVGGFEWNATWLLLALGWVFVPVYIAAGVVTMPQYLKKRFGGQRIQVYMSVLSLILYIFTKISTDIFSGALFIQMALGWNLYLSTGILLVVTAVYTIAGGLTAVIYTDALQTVIMVGGALVLMFLGFQDVGWYPGLEQRYRQAIPNVTVPNTTCHLPRPDAFHMLRDPVSGDIPWPGLIFGLTVLATWCWCTDQVIVQRSLSAKSLSHAKGGSVLGGYLKILPMFFIVMPGMISRALFPDEVGCVDPDVCQRICGARVGCSNIAYPKLVMALMPVGLRGLMIAVIMAALMSSLTSIFNSSSTLFAIDVWQRFRRKATEQELMVVGRVFVVFLVVISILWIPIIQSSNSGQLFDYIQAVTSYLAPPITALFLLAIFCKRVTEPGAFWGLMFGLGVGLLRMILEFSYPAPACGEVDQRPAVLKDFHYLYFAILLCGLTAIVIVIVSLCTTPIPEEQLTCLTWWTRNCPLSELEKEAHESTPEISEGPAGECPAGGGVAENSSLGREKPEAPSRSWGKLLWSWFCGLSGAPEQALSPAEKAALEQKLTSIEEEPLWRHVCNINAVLLLAINIFLWGYFA